The Streptococcus oralis region GTGGAAATCAAAGATGGGGACTTGGTCTATATCGTAACGACTCCATCTATCGCCAAAGAAGCCGTCATGGCGCGTGTTGAAAACATGATCTACCAAGCTGGTGGTGTGGTGAAACTCATTACCCAAAGCTTGCGAGTATCCGGACACGGGAATGCGCGTGATTTGCAGTTGATGATCAATCTTCTGCAGCCAAACTACCTCTTCCCTATCCAAGGAGAGTACCGTGAGTTAGATGCGCATGCCAAGGCTGCCATGGCGGTTGGAATGTTGCCAGAACGCATTTTCATCCCTAAAAAGGGAACGACCATGTCTTATGAACATGGAGACTTTGTCCCAGCTGGAGCAGTTTCCGCAGGTGATGTCTTGATTGACGGAAATGCCATCGGGGATGTTGGAAATGTGGTCCTTCGTGACCGTAAGGTCTTGTCAGAGGATGGGATCTTTATCGTGGCAATCACTGTCAACCGTCGTGAGAAAAAAATTGTGGCCAAGGCCCGTGTTCATACGCGTGGATTTGTTTACCTCAAGAAGAGCCGTGATATTCTCCGTGAAAGTTCAGAATTGATTAACCAAACGGTAGAAGAGTATCTTCAAGGTGATGACTTTGACTGGGCAGATCTCAAAGGCAAGGTTCGTGACAATCTGACCAAGTACCTCTTTGATCAAACCAAGCGTCGTCCAGCAATCTTGCCAGTCGTGATGGAAGCAAAATAATAAGCAGCATACCTACAGAAAAAGTCGAAATTCGGCTTTTTCTTATAGAATAGTAAAAGGAGACAACCATGGCAGTTATGAATATTGAGTATTACTCAGAAGTTTTGGATATGGAGTGGGGCGTTACCGTACTCTATCCAGATGCTAGTCGGGTGACTGAACCAGATTGCACAGATATTCCTGTTCTTTACCTTTTGCACGGAATGTCAGGAAATCAAAATAGCTGGCTCAAACGTACCAATGTCGAACGCTTGTTGCGTGGAACCAATCTCATTGTTATCATGCCCAATACAAATAATGGCTGGTACACAGATACTCAGTATGGCTATAACTACTATACTGCTCTAGCAGAAGAGTTACCTCAGGTCATGAAACGTTTCTTCCCCAATATGACCAGCAAGCGAGAAAAGACCTTTATAGCTGGTCTTTCCATGGGTGGTTACGGCTCCTTCAAACTCGCTCTGTCAACAAATCGTTTTTCTCATGCGGCTAGTTTTTCTGGTGCGCTCAGTTTTCAGGAATTTTCTCCTGAAAGTCAGGATCTGGGGTCACTTGCCTACTGGCGAGGAGTTTTTGGAGAGATTAAAGACTGGACATCTAGTCCTCATTCGCTTGAAAGCATGGCTGCAAAATCCGATAAAAAGACCAAACTATGGGCTTGGTGTGGGGAGCAAGACTATCTCTACTCTGCCAATAACCTCGCAGTGAAAAACCTCAAAAATCTTGGTTTTGAGGTGACCTATAGTCATAGTCCAGGTAAGCACGAGTGGTACTACTGGGAAAAACAATTGGAGCGTTTTTTGGCTACTCTACCAATTGACTTTGTTTTGGAAGAGCGCTTATCTTAGTTTTAGGTTTCTTTCAGCTTTCTTCAGTAAAATAGAGAATCTATCTTGATCAAGGAGAATGTGATTTCAAGATAGGTTCTTATTTTTATGAAAGGTGGGGCGTCATGTTCTGGATTATTCGATTATTGTTCCGATTTCTTTTGGGAATTTGGCGTTTCTTCTGGCGTCTGGTTTGGACCGTGGTCATTCTACTGCTCATTGCTTTTGGAGTGGTTTGGTATCTGTCTGGTGATTTTCATTCTGCGGTCAATCAGGTTGAAAAAATGAGCAAGATTGGTCAAGGTGGCTGGAATCAATGGAGGGAGACGGGAACGCTGGAAGTCTTGTCTCAGACAGACAGTCACCAACATGCAGAAGGCAAGTGGGCTCAGGCCTCAGCTCGCATCTATATTGAACCTCAAATGGATGAGATCTTCCAAGGTGCCTATGCAGAAGCCATAAAAAACTGGAATCAAACGGGAGCCTTCACCTTTGAGGTGGTTGCGGATCCTAGCCAGGCAGATATTGTGGCAAGTGAGATGAATGATGGATCGACCGCTGTAGCTGGTCAAGCCGAGAGTCAAACCAATTTGTTAACCAAACAATTTATATCTGTAACGGTTCGCCTGAATCACTATTATCTATCCAATCCAAACTATGGTTATTCTTATGAACGGATCGTGCACACGGCGGAGCACGAGCTGGGGCATGCCATCGGTTTGGATCATACCAACGAAACTTCTGTCATGCAGCCAGCAGGTTCTTACTATGGGATTCAGCCTCAGGATGTGAAGGCTGTTCAAGAGCTCTATACCAGTAGCGACTAGATGAAGTCGGTGCAATCTTAAAAGAAATCAAAGCTCCTCCAACAAGTGATTGGTGGGGCTTTTTGTTCGTCCTGTTACGGCCTTTTTGCTATAATGGAACTATGAATAACTTGATCAAATCAAAACTAGAGCTCTTGCCAACCAACCCTGGTTGTTACATTCACAAAGATAAAAACGGCACCATTATCTATGTCGGAAAGGCTAAAAATCTGCGCAACCGTGTGCGCTCCTATTTCCGTGGAAGTCATGATACCAAGACGGAGGCTCTGGTGTCTGAAATTGTGGATTTTGAATTTATCGTCACTGAGTCCAATATTGAGGCACTTCTCCTAGAAATCAACCTGATTAAGGAAAATAAGCCCAAGTACAATATCATGCTCAAGGATGACAAGTCCTATCCCTTCATCAAAATCACCAATGAGCGTTATCCTCGATTGATTATCACCCGTCAGGTCAAAAAGGACGGAGGTCTTTATTTTGGCCCTTATCCCGATGTAGGGGCAGCCAATGAAATCAAGCGACTATTGGACCGGATTTTTCCTTTTCGCAAGTGTACTAATCCACCGTCTAAGGTCTGTTTTTACTACCATATTGGCCAGTGTATGGCCCATACCATCTGTAAAAAAGATGAGTCCTATTTCAAGTCCATGGCCCAGGAGGTTTCTGATTTCCTAAAAGGGCAGGATGATAAAATCATCGATGACCTCAAGGGCAAGATGGCGAAGGTGGCTCAAAGTATGGAGTTTGAACGGGCAGCGGAATACCGTGACCTGATTCAGGCCATTGGAACGCTTCGGACCAAGCAACGGGTCATGGCGAAAGATTTGCAAAATCGTGACGTCTTTGGCTACTATGTGGATAAGGGCTGGATGTGTGTTCAGGTTTTCTTTGTTCGTCAGGGAAAACTCATCGAGCGGGACGTCAACCTCTTCCCTTACTACAATGATCCGGATGAGGACTTCTTGACCTATGTGGGACAATTCTATCAAGAAAAATCCCACCTGGTTCCCAATGAGGTGCTGATTCCGCAAGATATCGATGAAGAAGCCGTTAAGGCCTTGGTGGATACCAAGATTTTCAAGCCCCAACGTGGAGAGAAAAAGCAGCTGGTCAATCTAGCCATAAAAAATGCCCGTGTTAGTCTGGAGCAGAAGTTCAATCTGCTGGAAAAATCTGTCGAAAAGACCCAAGGAGCTATTGAAAATCTGGGACGCTTGCTCCAAATCCCGACCCCAGTACGTATCGAGTCCTTTGATAACTCTAATATCATGGGAACTAGTCCTGTTTCAGCCATGGTGGTCTTTGTCAATGGCAAACCGAGTAAAAAAGACTACCGTAAGTACAAAATCAAGACTGTCATTGGACCTGATGATTATGCGAGTATGCGAGAGGTTATTCGCAGACGTTATGGTCGAGTTCAACGTGAGGGTTTAACCCCGCCAGATTTGATTGTGATTGATGGGGGACAAGGTCAAGTCAATATCGCAAAGCAAGTCATCCAAGAAGAGCTAGGTTTGGATATCCCAATTGCAGGTCTGCAAAAGAATGACAAGCACCAAACCCATGAACTGCTCTTTGGAGATCCACTGGAAGTGGTGGAGTTGTCTCGCAATTCTCAAGAATTCTTTCTCCTCCAACGCATCCAGGATGAGGTGCACCGCTTTGCTATCACCTTCCACCGCCAACTGCGCTCAAAAAATTCCTTTTCTTCACAACTGGATGGGATTGACGGTCTGGGACCTAAACGCAAACAGAATCTCATGAAGCATTTTAAATCTCTCACTAAAATCAAGGAAGCTAGTGTGGATGAAATTGTCGAAGTGGGTGTGCCAAGAGCAGTCGCAGAAGATGTGAGAAGAAAGTTGAACCCTCAGGAAGAAGTGGAATTGGCTCAAGTGGCGGAAGAAAGAGTGGACTACCAAACAAAAGGAGATTATGATGAACCATAAAATCGCAATTTTATCAGATATTCATGGAAATGTGACTGCCTTAGAAGCAGTGATTGCAGATGCTAAAGCACAAGGAGTCAGTGAATACTGGCTCATGGGAGACATTTTCCTCCCTGGTCCAGGTGCAAATGACTTGGTCGCTCTGTTAAAGGAACTTTCTATCACTACAAGTGTTCGAGGCAATTGGGATGATTGTGTCCTTGAGGCTTTAGATGGGCAATATGGCTTGGAAGACCCACAGGAAGTCCAGCTCTTGCGTATGACGCAGTATTTGATGGAGCGAATGGATCCTGCAACGATTGACTGGCTACGAAGCTTACCTATGCTAGAAAAGAGAGAAGTTGACGGACTGCGTTTTTCTCTTTCTCATAATTTGCCAAATAAGAACTATGGTGGTGACTTGCTAGTTGAGAATGATACAGAGAAATTTGACCAACTCCTAGATGATGAAGTTGATGTGGCAGTCTATGGTCATGTTCACAAGCAGTTGCTTCGTTATGGCAGTCAAGGGCAACAAATCATCAATCCAGGGTCGATTGGCATGCCCTATTTTAATTGGGAGGCGTTAAAAAATCACCGTGCTCAGTATGCTGTGATAGAAGTAGAATATGGGGAATTAGTAAATATTCTATTCCGAAAAGTTGCTTATGACTATGAAGCAGAGTTAGAATTGGCCAAGTCCAAGGGGCTTCCTTTTATCGAAATGTATGAAGAACTACGCCGAGATGACAACTATCGGGGGCACAATCTAGAACTCTTAGCTAGTTTAATTGAAAAGCATGGGTATGTTGAGGATGTGAAGAAATTTTTGGAGGCTATAAAGTCAGAATATAAGGTAGACTAGTTTCTTAAAACCCCTGAAAATTAGTTGGAACTGGATGAGGAAAAATCTGATTTTAATGATAAGTTTAAATCCAGGACTTCATCCGTGTTCCAATTTCTTTCTATGAAAAATCTCTGCAAGCTCTTTCAAAATATGGTAGAATGGATGCAGTAGAATTAGAAAAGGAAATCGATTATGAAATTTCTTGAATTAAATAAAAAACGTCATGCGACTAAGCATTTTACTGATAAACCGGTAGATCCCAAAGATGTGCGTACGGCTATCGAAATCGCAACCTTGGCCCCAAGTGCCCACAACAGCCAGCCATGGAAGTTTGTGGTTGTTCGTGAGAAAAATGCTGAATTGGCAAAATTGGCTTATGGTTCGAACTTTGAGCAGGTATCAGCAGCACCTGTAACCATTGCCTTGTTTACCGACACAGATTTGGCTAAACGTGCTCGTAAGATTGCCCGAGTTGGCGGCGCTAATAACTTTTCTGAAGAGCAACTTCAATATTTTATGAAGAATCTGCCAGCTGAATTTGCGCGTTACAGTGAACAACAAGTCAGCGACTACCTAGCCCTCAATGCAGGTTTGGTTGCCATGAACTTGGTTCTTGCTCTGACAGACCAAGGAATCGGTTCTAACATTATTCTTGGATTTGACAAATCAAAAGCCAACGAAGTTTTGGACATTGAAGACCGATTCCGTCCAGAACTCTTGATCACAGTTGGATACACAGATGAGAAATTGGAACCAAGCTACCGCTTGCCAGTAGATGAAATTATCGAGAAGAGATAGGAAGAAAAAATGACAGTTATTGATTTTACAGCAGAAGTAGAAAAACGCAAAGAAGACCTCTTGGCTGACTTGTTTAGCCTTTTGGAAATCAACTCAGAACGTGATGACAGCAAAGCCGATGCTGAGCATCCATTTGGACCTGGTCCAGTAAAAGCCTTGGAAAAATTCCTTGAAATCGCAGACCGTGATGGCTATCCAACTAAAAATGTTGATAACTACGCAGGACATTTTGAGTTTGGTGAAGGAGAAGAAGTTCTCGGAATCTTTGCTCACATGGACGTGGTGCCAGCTGGTAGCGGTTGGGACACGGACCCTTATACACCAACTATCAAAGACGGTCGCCTTTATGCGCGTGGAGCTTCAGACGACAAGGGGCCTACAACAGCTTGTTACTATGGTTTGAAAATCATCAAAGAATTGGGGCTTCCAACTTCTAAAAAAGTTCGTTTCATCGTCGGAACAGATGAAGAATCAGGCTGGGCAGACATGGACTACTACTTTGAACATGTAGGACTTGCGAAACCAGACTTCGGTTTCTCTCCAGATGCTGAATTCCCTATCATCAATGGTGAAAAAGGGAATATCACAGAATATCTCCATTTTGCAGGTGAAAATACTGGTGCAGCTCGCCTTCACAGCTTCACAGGTGGTTTGCGTGAAAACATGGTACCTGAATCAGCAACAGCAGTCGTTTCAGGTGACTTGGCTGACTTGCAAGCTAAACTAGATGCCTTTGTTGCAGAACACAAACTCAGAGGAGAACTCCAAGAAGAAAACGGCCAGTACAAGGTGACTGTGATTGGTAAATCAGCTCATGGTGCTATGCCTGCATCAGGTGTCAATGGTGCGACCTACCTTGCCCTTTTCCTCAGTCAGTTTGACTTTGCAGGACCTGCAAAAGACTACCTCGACATCGCTGGTAAGATTCTCTTGAACGACCATAAGGGTACAAATCTCAAGGTTGCTCATGTAGATGAAAAGATGGGTGCCCTTTCTATGAATGCCGGTGTCTTCCGCTTCGATGAAACAAGTGCTGACAATACGATTGCTCTTAACTTCCGTTATCCAAAAGGAACAAGCCCAGAGCAAATCAAGTCAATCCTTGAAAACTTGCCAGTTGCTTCTGTTAGCCTTTCTGAACACGGACACACCCCACACTATGTGCCAATGGAAGATCCGCTTGTGCAAACCTTGTTGAATGTCTATGAAAAACAAACTGGTCTCCAAGGTCATGAACAAGTCATTGGTGGTGGAACCTTTGGTCGCTTGCTGGAACGTGGAGTTGCCTACGGTGCTAT contains the following coding sequences:
- the uvrC gene encoding excinuclease ABC subunit UvrC; translated protein: MNNLIKSKLELLPTNPGCYIHKDKNGTIIYVGKAKNLRNRVRSYFRGSHDTKTEALVSEIVDFEFIVTESNIEALLLEINLIKENKPKYNIMLKDDKSYPFIKITNERYPRLIITRQVKKDGGLYFGPYPDVGAANEIKRLLDRIFPFRKCTNPPSKVCFYYHIGQCMAHTICKKDESYFKSMAQEVSDFLKGQDDKIIDDLKGKMAKVAQSMEFERAAEYRDLIQAIGTLRTKQRVMAKDLQNRDVFGYYVDKGWMCVQVFFVRQGKLIERDVNLFPYYNDPDEDFLTYVGQFYQEKSHLVPNEVLIPQDIDEEAVKALVDTKIFKPQRGEKKQLVNLAIKNARVSLEQKFNLLEKSVEKTQGAIENLGRLLQIPTPVRIESFDNSNIMGTSPVSAMVVFVNGKPSKKDYRKYKIKTVIGPDDYASMREVIRRRYGRVQREGLTPPDLIVIDGGQGQVNIAKQVIQEELGLDIPIAGLQKNDKHQTHELLFGDPLEVVELSRNSQEFFLLQRIQDEVHRFAITFHRQLRSKNSFSSQLDGIDGLGPKRKQNLMKHFKSLTKIKEASVDEIVEVGVPRAVAEDVRRKLNPQEEVELAQVAEERVDYQTKGDYDEP
- a CDS encoding nitroreductase family protein, whose protein sequence is MKFLELNKKRHATKHFTDKPVDPKDVRTAIEIATLAPSAHNSQPWKFVVVREKNAELAKLAYGSNFEQVSAAPVTIALFTDTDLAKRARKIARVGGANNFSEEQLQYFMKNLPAEFARYSEQQVSDYLALNAGLVAMNLVLALTDQGIGSNIILGFDKSKANEVLDIEDRFRPELLITVGYTDEKLEPSYRLPVDEIIEKR
- a CDS encoding M57 family metalloprotease, with amino-acid sequence MFWIIRLLFRFLLGIWRFFWRLVWTVVILLLIAFGVVWYLSGDFHSAVNQVEKMSKIGQGGWNQWRETGTLEVLSQTDSHQHAEGKWAQASARIYIEPQMDEIFQGAYAEAIKNWNQTGAFTFEVVADPSQADIVASEMNDGSTAVAGQAESQTNLLTKQFISVTVRLNHYYLSNPNYGYSYERIVHTAEHELGHAIGLDHTNETSVMQPAGSYYGIQPQDVKAVQELYTSSD
- a CDS encoding alpha/beta hydrolase, with translation MAVMNIEYYSEVLDMEWGVTVLYPDASRVTEPDCTDIPVLYLLHGMSGNQNSWLKRTNVERLLRGTNLIVIMPNTNNGWYTDTQYGYNYYTALAEELPQVMKRFFPNMTSKREKTFIAGLSMGGYGSFKLALSTNRFSHAASFSGALSFQEFSPESQDLGSLAYWRGVFGEIKDWTSSPHSLESMAAKSDKKTKLWAWCGEQDYLYSANNLAVKNLKNLGFEVTYSHSPGKHEWYYWEKQLERFLATLPIDFVLEERLS
- a CDS encoding metallophosphoesterase family protein, which gives rise to MNHKIAILSDIHGNVTALEAVIADAKAQGVSEYWLMGDIFLPGPGANDLVALLKELSITTSVRGNWDDCVLEALDGQYGLEDPQEVQLLRMTQYLMERMDPATIDWLRSLPMLEKREVDGLRFSLSHNLPNKNYGGDLLVENDTEKFDQLLDDEVDVAVYGHVHKQLLRYGSQGQQIINPGSIGMPYFNWEALKNHRAQYAVIEVEYGELVNILFRKVAYDYEAELELAKSKGLPFIEMYEELRRDDNYRGHNLELLASLIEKHGYVEDVKKFLEAIKSEYKVD
- the pepV gene encoding dipeptidase PepV, whose product is MTVIDFTAEVEKRKEDLLADLFSLLEINSERDDSKADAEHPFGPGPVKALEKFLEIADRDGYPTKNVDNYAGHFEFGEGEEVLGIFAHMDVVPAGSGWDTDPYTPTIKDGRLYARGASDDKGPTTACYYGLKIIKELGLPTSKKVRFIVGTDEESGWADMDYYFEHVGLAKPDFGFSPDAEFPIINGEKGNITEYLHFAGENTGAARLHSFTGGLRENMVPESATAVVSGDLADLQAKLDAFVAEHKLRGELQEENGQYKVTVIGKSAHGAMPASGVNGATYLALFLSQFDFAGPAKDYLDIAGKILLNDHKGTNLKVAHVDEKMGALSMNAGVFRFDETSADNTIALNFRYPKGTSPEQIKSILENLPVASVSLSEHGHTPHYVPMEDPLVQTLLNVYEKQTGLQGHEQVIGGGTFGRLLERGVAYGAMFPDSIDTMHQANEFIALDDLFRAAAIYAEAIYELIK